Below is a window of Saccharomonospora viridis DSM 43017 DNA.
CCGCCGCAGGCGGAGTTCGGCGGCCTGCCGCACCCGACGATCCTCGCGGCGGCCGCGTTGCTCGGGGTCGACGACGTGTGGGCGGTCGGCGGCGCGCAGGCCGTGGCACTGCTGGCCTACGGCGGGACCGACACCGACGGCACGGAGCTGGAGCCGGTCGACATGGTGACCGGTCCGGGCAACATCTATCTGACCGCGGCCAAGCGGCTGCTGCGTGGATTGATCGGTATCGACTCCGAGGCCGGCCCCACCGAGATCGCGATCCTGGCCGACGACACCGCCGACCCCGCGCACGTGGCGGCCGATCTGATCAGCCAGGCCGAGCACGACACCTTGGCCGCGAGCGTGCTGGTCACGACGTCGGAGGCGTTGGCGGACGCGGTGGACGAGGAGTTGCGTCGTCGGGTGGCCGCCACCAAGCACACCGAGCGGGTGGAGCAGGCCCTGCGGGGCGCGCAGTCCGGCACCGTCCTGGTATCCACTGTGGACGACGGGTTGCGGGTGGTGGACGCCTACGCCGCCGAGCACCTGGCGATCCAGACCGCGAACGCGCGTGAGGTGGCCGCGCGGGTGCGCAACGCGGGTGCGATCTTCGTCGGCCCGTATTCCCCGGTGTCGCTCGGCGACTACTGCGCCGGTTCCAACCACGTACTGCCCACGGGCGGGTTCGCGCGGCATTCGTCGGGGCTGTCCGTGCAGAGCTTCCTGCGCGGTATCCACGTCGTCGACTACAACGAGCAGGCCCTGCGCGACGTGGCGGACAAGGTGGTGGCGCTGGCCAACGCCGAGGACCTGCCCGCACACGGCGAGGCCGTGATGGCGCGGACCGGACGACTTCCCGGGAGTGACGCGTGAGCGCCGACGACAGCAACGAGATCGACGAGATCATGTCCGTGACCCTCGACCAGCTGCCGCTGCGCGAGGACCTGCGGGGACGCAGCCCGTACGGTGCGCCGCAGCTGGACGTCCCGGTGCGGCTCAACACCAACGAGAACCCGTTCCCGCCGCCCGCCGAACTCGTGGACGACGTCGCGAGCGCGGTGCGGGAGGTGGCGCGGAACCTGAATCGCTACCCGGACCGGGACGCGATCGCGTTGCGGCGTGACCTCGCCGCCTATCTCACCTCGGCGACGGGGGTGCCGCTGACCGAACGGCACGTCTGGGCGGCCAACGGCTCCAACGAGATCCTGCAGCAACTGTTGCAGGCGTTCGGCGGCCCAGGGCGGTCGGCGCTGGGGTTCGAGCCGTCGTACTCGATGCACCCGATCATCTCGGCGGGGACGCGTACCGAGTGGGTGCCCACGCCGCGTCGGGACGATTTCACGCTCGACGCGGAGCGGGCCGCGGCGGTGGTGGCCGACCGTGCGCCCGACATCGTGTTCGTCACCAGCCCGAACAACCCGACCGGAGGCTCGGTCCCGCTCGAGGACCTGGAGGCGATCCTGCGGGCGGCGCCGGGGCTGGTCGTGGTCGACGAGGCGTACGCGGAGTTCTCCTCGCGGCCGAGCGCCGTGCATCTGCTGGCGAAGTTCCCGGCGAAGCTGGTGGTGTCGCGCACCATGAGCAAGGCGTTCGCGTTCGCGGGTGGGCGACTCGGATACCTGGCCGCGGCCCCGGCAGTGGTGGACGCACTGCAATTGGTGCGACTTCCCTATCACCTGTCTTCCCTGACACAGGCGGCGGCGCGCGCCGCTTTGCGGCATGCCGATGCGACGCTGCGGTCGGTGGCGACGTTGGCCGCCGAACGCGACCGTGTGGCGGAAGGGTTGCGTCAGCTCGGTTTCGAGCCGGTCCCCAGTGACGCCAACTTCATCCTCTTCGGACGGTTCGCCGATCCCACCGCGGCATGGAAGTCCTATCTGGACTCCGGTGTGTTGATCCGTGACATCGGTATCGCCGGACATCTGCGCGTGTCCATCGGCACGCCCGACGAGAACGACGCCTTCCTACAGGCGAGCAAGGAGGTCCCGCGGTGAGCCGCGTCGGCAAGGTCGAACGCACCACCAAGGAGTCGTCCATCCGGGTCGAACTCGACTTGGACGGCAGCGGACAGGTGGAGGTGTCCACCGGCGTCCCGTTCTACGATCACATGCTGCACTCCTTCGGCGTGCACGGCAGTCTCGATCTGCGGATCGAAGCGCAGGGCGACGTCCACATCGACGCGCACCACACCGTCGAGGACACGGCGATCGTGCTCGGTCAGGCGCTCCGTCAGGCCTTGGGCGACAAGAAGGGCATCCGCCGTTTCGGTGACGCGTGGATTCCCATGGACGAGACGTTGGCGCACGCGGCCATCGACGTCTCCGGGCGTCCGTACTGCGTGCACGTCGGTGAGCCCGAGCAGTTCAACACGTTCACCATCGGTGGCAACTATCCGTTCGTGCTGACCCGGCACGTGTTCGAATCGCTGTCGTTCCACGCGCAGATCGCCCTGCACGTGCGGGTGCTCCACGGCCGGGACCCGCACCACATCGCCGAGGCCCAGTACAAGGCGGTGGCTCGGGCGTTGCGGGAGGCCACGGAGCCGGACCCGAGGGCCGGGGGCATCCCGTCCACGAAGGGAGTGCTGTAGGTGTCGCGCGAGGTCGTGGCCCTACTGTTGTTCGGGCTGGCGGGTTTTCTGGCCGGTGGTGCCTTCAGCATGTGGAAGCGGACACGCGGTATGGCTGTAGCGCTCGGTGGCGCCGCCTTGCTGGCGGTCGGCGGCGCCACCGCCTGGCTGCTGTCCTAACGGGCGAGCGGTTCCAGTTCACGGTCGCCGTCGGAGCCGCCGTCGCCGCCCGTTCCCCGGGTGAGCTTCTCGCCCTCCACGTCCACGTTGGGCAGGACGCGGTCCAGCCAGCGAGGCAACCACCACGCGCTCCGGCCGAGCAACGACATCAGGGCGGGCACGATGGTCATCCGCACCACGAACGCGTCCACGGCCACCCCGAACGCGAGCGCGAATCCGATCGACTGGATGAGGACCGACTCGGCGAGGACGAAACCGGCGAACACGCTGATCATGATGAGCGCGGCGGCCACCACGACGCGTGAGCCGTGCTTGAAGCCGGTGATCATCGCCTCGTCGGGGGACCGACCGTGGACGTATTCCTCGCGCATGCGGGTCACCAAGAACACCTGGTAGTCCATGGCGAGGCCGAACAGCACACCGATCAGCAGGACGGGCAGCACGCTCATGACCGGCCCGGTGGCGTCGACGCCGAGCAGGTCGCCGAGCCAACCCCACTGGAACACGGCCACGACCGCGCCGAACGTGGCGCCGACGGAACCGAGGAAGCCCAGGGTCGCCGAAAGCGGCACGAGGACCGACCGGAACACGATCATCAGCAGGATGAACGCCAACCCGACGACCAGGGAGAGGTAGGGCAGCAGGGCGTCGGCCATCCGCTGGGAGATGTCGATGTCCATGGCGGTGGCACCGGTGACCGACATGGTGGCACCGGTGTCGGCTTCCAGCTGGCCGCTCAGCGCGCGGATGTCGGCGACGAGGTCCTCGGTCTCCTGGGTCTCCGGACCGGTCGAGGGGATCACGGTGAGCAATGCCGTGTCGTGTGCGCGGTTGAACTGGGGCGGCATGACCATGGCCACGTTGTCGAGCGCGTTGATGCGTTGCATCGCGGCCTGTGTCGCGCTCTGCGGGTCGTTCGCCGCGTCGAGCACGACGACGAGGGGACCGTTCAGGCCGGGGCCGAAGCTTTCGCTGATCAGGTCGTAGGCCTTGCGCTGTGTCGAATCGGGGGCGGCGGTGGCGTCGTTGGGCAGACCGAGTCGCATGTCCGCGGCGGGAACGGCCAACACCGCGAGACCGGCCACGGTCGCGAGCAACATCACGACACGCCGACGGGCGAGGAAGGAGGACCACCGCCAGCCCGCGGTCGGCCCGGGCCTCGCCGGACGGCGCAGACCCGGTATCCGGCCGCCGAGCACCTTGGTGCCCGCGAAGCCGAGGACGGCGGGCAGGAGCGTGACGGCGATGAGGACGGCGATGGCGACGGTGGCCGAGGCCGCCAGTCCCATCTGGCCGAGGATGGGGATGCCCACCACGGTGAGCCCGGCGAGCGCGATGATGACGGTCAGCCCGGCGAACACGACGGCCGAACCCGCGGTGCCCACGGCCGTGGCGGCGGCGTCCTCGGGGGCCGCCCCGCTTTCCAGTTCGGTGCGGTAACGGGACACGATGAACAGCGCGTAGTCGATGCCGACGGCGAGGCCGATCATCAGCGCGAGCACCGGGGTGTTGGCGTTGAGGTCGACGACCCCCGACAGGGCGGTGATGCCGGCCATGCCGATGCCGACGCCGATCAGCGCCGTGACCAGGGGGAGTCCGGCCGCGACCAGTGAACCGAATGTGACGATGAGCACGACGGCGGCGACGATCACGCCGATGCCTTCGGTGGGTTGGGTGACCGGGATGCCCTGCATGGCGTCCCCGCCGAACTCGACCGTCCAGCCCGCGTCGCGTGTGGACTGGGCGGCGGCTTGGAGCGCGTCCCGATCGGCGTCGGTGACCTCCGGCGAGGGCATCCGGTAGACGACCTGGATCAGGGCGAGCGAGCCGTCGGGTGCGATCGACTTCGTCTGGAACGGGTCGGTGACGGTGGCGACGTTCGGCGCTTCACCGAGGTTCTTGACGAGTCCGGCCACGATCTGCGGGTCGAGCTGCTGTCCCTCGGGTGGTGCGACGGCGACGTTCACCGAGCCCTTGCCGACCCCTGCTTCCGGGAACCTCTCCTCGAGGCGGTCGATGGCTTGCTGCGCCTCCGTGCCGGGGATGGTCACGGAGTTGGTGGTCTGCCCGGACATCGTGAGGGCGCCGATGCCGAAGACCACGAGCAGGAGCACCCACAGACTGGTGACCAGGCGGCGTCGCCGAAAGGACGCACGACCGAGTCGGGCGAGGAAGGTGGCCACGTCGAAAAGCTCCCAACGTGAAAGAGTTTCACTGACGTACAGCGCAATAAACTAGCCGATCGGCAAGTTTCTTTTAAGCCGATCGGCTAGTGGTGTGACCTGAAAAACAGTGGTTGAAACCGGCTGATGTGTTGTGGGTGAGTGGTGGTCGGTGGCGGGGTCCGGCGTAGGGTCGGAGTGTTTGGGAGGAGGAAGGATGAGTGGCGACACCGTTGCCGAGGACACCCGTTCCCGTTTACTGGCCACGGCGTTGAAGCTGTTCAGCGAACACGGTGTGGGGGGAACGTCACTGCAGATGATCGCCGACGAGCTCGGCGTGACGAAGGCGGCCGTCTACTACCACTTCAAGACGAAGGACGAGATCACCGAGGCCGTCGCCGCCCCGGCGTTGCAGGAGTTGATCGCCCGCATGGACGAGGCCGAGCGGCAGCGCACGCGCGGCTCGCAGATCGACCACGCGCTCGGCGGATTCGTCGATCTCATCGTGCGGTACCGGTCGCTCATCGCGTTGTTCAACAGCGATCCCGGCATCATGCGTGCCATCGAACGGTCACTGGACGGCGTGGAGACCTTCGCCGCACGGATGCGGAAGCTGCTCGTGGGACCGGACCCGGATCTGGCCACCACCCTCACCGCCAACGTCCTGCTCGCGGGCCTCGCGTTGGCCGGTGGTTCCTCCGAGCACGCCCACTTGGACGATGAGACGTTACGCACGCACCTGTTCGACATCGGCAGGCGCATGCTCGGTAGGCCGAAACGACGGCCGAAAACCGGAACGGGAGTGGCCGAGGAAGGGGCGTGAGCGATCCGACTCGTCGCTGATCCCGACCTCGGTCACATCCCGCTTTCGAAATTCACTCGGCAATGGGCGACATCGAATTGTCTTCGTCGCCGGTCATCAGTTGTCATCGTTCCAGTAAAGAATCCGGATCGGGTTCCACCGGAGGGAAGGGACTTCTTCTCGGTAGCGGTCCATCGGGGAAGTCACCACCCGGGGGAACGTAGATCACTTGAACATTACGCGCCCAGAAGAACAGCTGACGGGCGTTGGCCTTGAAGAACAAGAGGGTCAAATCGAATGGGTGCGAGGATGATGCCGATTATCACGCCCCGAAGCCCACGGGATTGCCCGTGTCGCCGTAGACCATGTAGAGGTTGTAACGGCTGTACCCCACACTGCGGAACCTGTGGACGAAGTTGCTGAGCACCCACGCGAAAGCGATGGTGAAAAGGATCAGCGACAGTGACAGGTCGACGAACATCGTGTAGAGGAGTCCCGTGAAATGGCTCGTGTCGCCGACGAGTGAGACGAGTTCCGGGATGAGTACTTCTTGAGTGAAGAGAAGCAGAAAGCAGATCATCACGTCGAAAAGCATGGCTTTTCGAACCTCAGACTTCTTGGCCAATCGCCATGTCTGTCCTGACATGATGTTCTCCCCCCGGAGAAAGTAGGAAACCGAAGTGGCGATCAGGGAATGGAATATGTCAATCCCCGGAATTCTTTTCTTGACTTTCTCTGCTCTTTTGGGGTGATTTGGTGATGCGGGAGAGGACGTGTGATCCGCGAGTGCGACTACGTAGGCGCAAGCACGACCGCGTCGGTTATGGACCGTCGGCTATGGACACGCGGGTTGCTCAGAGGCCGCCTTCTGATTTGGGTTTCAGGCCCGGGGCCCCGGGTCCCAGGGCGCCGATCCGGTCGTCCGGATTGTTGAGGGCGCACGTACGCAGTGACAAGCAGCCGCAGCCGACGCAGTCGGTGAGTTGGTCCCGCAGTCGTTGCAGCGCGTCGATTCGGGCATCGAGTTCGTCCCGCCACCTCCGGGACAGTCGTGCCCAATCGGCCTTCGTCGGTGCGTGGTCGTGGGGCAGGGCGGACAACGCCTCGCTGATCTGCTCCAATGTCAGACCGACTCGCTGGGCCGAGCGGATGAACGCGATCCGACGCAACACCGACCGCGGGTACCGCCGCTGATTACCCGACGTCCGCTCGGCGAAGATCAGGCCACGGTCCTCGTAGAACCGGAGCGCGGTATGGGGAACCCCGCTTCGTTGGGCCACCTGTCCGATGGTGAGGTAGTCGGCGAGCTTCGGCACACCGACACAGTACCTGAATCTCGACCATGGTCGAACTAAGGCATGGCGACGTGTTGCGGACGGGATGCCGCCTGTCGTGGGGCGACGCGTTGTCCGGGGTGCCTTTGCGGCGGTGTCGAACACCTCGTCCCGACGATCCTTCGGTCATGGACCCGGACGAGGTCCGAGCCCGCACAAGCCGTGCCGAGAAGCTCGGCCACGCTCCTTTCGTCCACACGCGACCTTCCGGAACCTGAGGACGGTGGGGGTCGCTCCGGTCGTCGGTGGTCGCCCGTGTGAGCCCGGTCGTCCACCCGGAGGGCGTGGCCGTGCCGGTCCGCGCTTTTCAGATGGCGTCCGTCAGGTCCCCGGCGAGGTCGCCGACCCGGGTGAGGGCGTCCTGCACCGTGAGCACGATGTCTCGGCAGGCCATGTTGACGACGTCGGCCGATCCATCGGTTTCGCCGATGAGGACCAGCCGGCTGGCTTCGGCGGCACTTCCCGCGATGGCTACGGCCTCTTCGGCGACTTTGTTGGTGATGCCCTCGCCTGCCTCCGCCACGCGAAGGCAGGCGTTCGTGCCCTCGTGTGTTCTGGTCGCGGTGTCGTAGTAGGAGCGCTGGGTCCGGGAGGCCTGGTCGGAGAATCTGTCGTAGCTCTCCCCCTCCCAGCCACGGCTGATCTCTGTGAAGCCCGCATCGAAGGCGTGCGACGCTTCCGCCAGCGCTTTGGCGGACTGGGCGAGTGATTCGGCCTGTGCGACGACAGCCGGGGGATCGCAGTCCGCATGTTGCAACGCCTGCACCGGGTCGGGAGCGCCGATGGCGGCCGCGGCCTCGGCGAGCAGGACGACTTCACCGGAATTGGCGGCCCGGTCCAGGCCGGGATGCTGAAAACCCATGGTTTCTCCCTGTTCTGATCCTCAGTCGTCCTGCGAGAGCCTGCCGTCCATGTCCTTTCCGAGTTCACCGATGGCGCCGTCGGCCTCCTCGTCGCTTCCCTGGTAGCTGTCGGCCGCCTCGCGGACCTTGCTGGCCAACACGGCGCTTTCCTCGCTGAGTTCCCCCATCTCCAGAGCCCGAGCCTCGACCAATCTCCGCCAGGCGTCGGCGACCGACCGTGCCTCGCCGGAGGGGCCGAAGGCCTCGGATGGGCCGAGAGCTTCCCGGGCTTTCCGGGAAGCCTGCTCGGCGGTGGCCGCCGCCTGGTCCAGCTGTCTGGCCCCCTGGTGCAGGAGCCCGGGTTCCACGGTGAACGGTGTTGACATGTCATCCTCCCCCCAGTGAGATGTCGATCCCCCAGTGAGATGTCGATTTCGGTTGTGGCGACCCGTTAGGACAGTGCCTCAGCCTGTGTCTGCGCGGCACGCGCGGCTTGGAGCATCGCCTCGGCGAGGTCGGTGAGGTTCGTGCGGGCCGCCAGGTCGGCGTTGATCGCCACCTCCTGCACCCGTCCCCGCGCGTCGACGACGACCTCGACGAGCCCCCAGTCGTCCTGTGCCTTGATGCGACGTTCGGAATTCTGTCTGTTTTGTCTGCGTTGGGCGAGAAGGCGACGGTCCACGCGCTCCGACTGCGCCAACAGGTCGTCGAGTGACGGCAGTTTCTTCTCGCTCATTCCTCTCCGACGGCGCTCGGTTACGCATGGTTCCCATGGACCGAGGGAAGTCTCGTGGAACGAGTGGGTAGTCTCCGGCGTCCGAGGGCTATGGCATGGGTGAGGGCGCGGGCGGAGGAACTGGCACATCGAGCGGAGCCGCCGTCGGCGAACGTGTTGGGCAGACATCAGCCGCGGTGGGTGCGTGCCGGAGGCGCACGGACCGCCGCCGGGAGGTCGGGTCGTCCGGACGCGGCGTCGTCCGAACGGTCCAAGGCCGCGAGGACGGTGAGGACATCGAGTACGGAACGTCGTCCGTCGGGTGGTGATCGTCCCACCCGCGCGGGAAGCCGCCTCACTCGGTGAACCGAGTGAGGCATACTCGGCGAAATGGAGCTGGTGACCCTCGACGACGTCCGTGCCGCCGGTGCTCGTATCGCCTCGGTCGTGGTGCGGACCCCGCTGCTGCCGTGTCCGTGGGTGAAGACCGGTCGCGATCGTTCGGCCGATGATCGGGGGTTGTGGCTCAAACCCGAGAATCTCCAACCCATCGGTGCTTTCAAGATCCGAGGTGCGCACAACGCGATCGCACGACTCGACGAGCAGGCCCGGGCGCGTGGGGTCGTGGCCTACTCCAGCGGTAACCACGCCCAAGCCGTCGCCCACGCGGCGGCCGCCGCGGGGATCACCGCGCACATCGTGATGCCGGCCTCTACGCCTCGGGTCAAGGTCGAGAACACGCGGTCCCACGGGGCCGAAGTCGTCCTGGTCGGCGACGACGAGCGTGAGGCGGTGGCGTACGAGATCGTCTCCGAACGCGGCGCGGTGTTGGTGCCGCCGTTCGACCACCCCGACGTCATCGCGGGACAGGGCACCATCGGCCTGGAGATCGTCGAGGACCTTCCCGAGGTCGACGTGGTGTTGGTGCCCGTCAGCGGCGGTGGACTCGCCTCAGGGGTCGCCACGGCCGTCACCGCGCTGCGTCCGAACGCCAAGGTGATCGGCGTCGAACCCGAACTGGCCTCCGACGCGAAGGAGAGCCTACGTGCGGGTAAGCGCGTGGACTGGCCGGTCGCGGACCGCTTCCGCACCATCGCCGACGGGCTGCGTTCCCAGCCGTCCGAACTCACGTTCGCCCATCTGCGGCGGCGGTTGCACGACATCGTCACGGTCACCGAGGACGAGATCCGCTCGGCGGTGGCGACACTGGCTCGGAAGGCCAGGCTCGTCGCCGAACCCAGTGGGGCGGTGGCGACGGCGGCCTACCTGTTCCACGGCGACGAACTCCCCGTCGGACGCACGGTGGCGGTGGTCTCCGGGGGTAACATCGACCCCGCGCTGCTGGCCGACGTGCTGGCCACCCCGGCCGGCGAGGAGGACTGAGCCGATGACCGAGCCGATGGTGTTCGGTGCCGAACACGTACGGCAGTACGAAAAAAGTGACGGTGAGCTCGGTTACCTCCGACACGGCGCGCCGATCCTCATCCTGACCACCACCGGTCGGAAGACGGGACGACCCCGTAAGGTGGCCTTGATCTTCCAAGAACACGAGGGGTGTTACGTCGTGGTCGCGTCCAACGGGGGCGCCGCCGACCACCCCGACTGGTACAAGAACCTCCGCGTCGACCCGGAGGTCCGGGTGCAGGTGAAGGCGGACCGGTTCGCCGCGCGTGCCAGAACGGCCACGGGTGAGGAGCGGGAGAGGTTGTGGCGGATCATGGCGGCCGTATTCCCCACGTACGACGAATACCGGCGGAGGACCGAACGGGAGATCCCGGTCGTGGTCCTGGAGCCGAAGCGCTGAGTCCGAGGCGGCCGCGGCCGAACCCGGCCGGGTGGCGTCGAGAGTGTCCGTGGGTGGTCATCCGACGCTTTCCCCGCCGGGGTCGAGGGTTCTGGTTCGGCCTGGCCATCGAGGTGCTCGCGCCGTTGTTGGCGGTGACGACGCGGTGGCGGATCGAGGGGGGCCGACACCTTCCTCGGCGGGGTGGGGTGCTCGTGGCGAGTAACCACCTGTCGTTCGCCGATCCCCTGGCGGTGACTTTGTTCACTCTCGCGGCGGGACGGGTGCCGCGTTTCTTCGCCAAGGCGGAGCTGTGGGACATGCCCGTGGTGAAGTGGGTGATGGCCTCCGGCGGACACATCCCGGTGCAACGGGGCAAGGCCAGCGCCTTGGACGCCTACCGGGACGGTGTGACGTCCGTGCGCGCGGGGGAGTGTGTGGTGGTGTTCCCCGAGGGCGGGTTCACCGAACGGCCCGACGGCTGGCCGAGCAAGGGCAAGACCGGACTGGCCCGTATGGCCCTGACCACGGGCGTTCCCGTCGTGCCTTTGGCATGCTGGGGAACACAGGAGCTGTTGCCGGTGGGGAGCTGGTTTCCCAGGGCGCACCGTCGTCCGGTGTTGCATCTGGTGGCGGGCCCACCCGTCGACCTGTCGGACCTGGTTTGCGAGCGACCGAGCGCGAGTCAGCTTCGGGAGGCCACGGACCGGATCATGGATGCCCTCACGGGACTGCTGTCGCACATCCGTGGCCAGGACCCACCGGCCGAGACCGGGAAGGCATAATCGCGGCCATGAGCGAACACTTCGACGTTGTGGTGCTGGGTGCGGGCCCCGGTGGATACACCGCCGCGGTTCGTGCGGCCCAGCTCGGGTACGACACCGCCGTCATCGAGGAACGCTACTGGGGCGGGGTGTGCCTCAACGTCGGGTGTATTCCGTCGAAGGCGTTGCTGCGCAACGCCGAACTCGCCCACCTGTTCACCCGCGAGGCGCGTACGTTCGGCATCCACGTCGACGGTGAGGTGACGTTCGACTACGGTGCCGCCTACCAGCGCAGTCGTAAGGTCGCCGACGGCCGGGTCAAGGGCATCCACTATCTGATGAAGAAGAACGCGATCACCGAGTTCCACGGTCGCGGTACCTTCACCAGTGATTCCTCGATCGACGTCGCCACGGCCGACGGCGTGGAGACGGTGACGTTCGACCACTGCATCATCGCGGCGGGCGCGTCGCCGAGACTGCTTCCGGGGACGTCCATCAGTGACCGGGTTGTCACCTACGAGCAGCAGATCCTGTCCTCCGAGTTGCCGGAGAGCATCGTCATCTGCGGCGCGGGGGCCATCGGGGTCGAGTTCGCCTACATCCTCCACAACTACGGCGTCAAGGTCACCATCGTCGAATTCATGGACCGCATGGTGCCCGCCGAGGACGAGGAGGTGTCGGCCGAACTGGCCCGGCGCTATCGCCGACTCGGCATCGACGTACTCACGTCCACGAAGGTGGAGTCCATCGACGAGTCGGGTGAGCAGGTCCGCGTCACCGTGTCCAGGGAGGGCGAGCAGCAAGTCCTCGAGGCCGACAAGGTGTTGCAGGCTATGGGCTTCGTCCCCAACGTGAAGGGCTACGGCCTGGAGAACACCGGTGTCGCGCTCACCGAGCGTGGCGCGATCGCGGTGGACGGCCGCTGTCGTACGAACGTGCCGCACATCTTCGCCATCGGCGACGTGACGGCCAAGCTCATGCTCGCCCACGCCGCCGAGGCGATGGGCATGGTCGCCGCCGAGACCATCGCGGGCGTGGAGACCATGGAACTGGACTACCGCATGATCCCGCGGGCGACGTACTGCCAGCCGCAGGTGGCGAGTTTCGGTCTCACCGAGGAACAGGCCAGGGCCGAGGGCTACGACGTGCAGGTGTCGAAGTTCCCGTTCACGGCCAACGGCAAGGCGCACGGTCTGGCCGATCCGGTGGGCTTCGTCAAGATCATCAGTGATGCCAAGTACGGCGAACTGTTGGGCGGCCATCTCATCGGCCCCGACGTCACCGAACTGCTGCCGGAACTCACGCTGGCGCAGCAATGGGATCTCACCGTGCACGAGGTGGCCCGCAACGTGCACGCTCACCCCACCCTCGGCGAGGCGGTCAAGGAAGCCATCCACGGCCTGGCCGGACACATGATCAATATGTGAGCGTCGACCGCTCATCGCCTGTCCGTGCTGCGGTGTGGGGCCGGTCGTGCAGGCCGGTCCCGACCGGGCGGAGCAACATCACCGTCCGAACGGGGTAGTCGCCGTCGCATGCGGGTGGGTAAAGATCACTACTGATCACGTGGTCTTCGTCCCCTAAGGTTTGCTTTTATGGCCGTCCCGCAATTCGCCCGGCTCCCCGTGTTTCTTATCGCCGGTGCCGCGATGGCGGTGCTCGTGGCTTTCGGTAATCGGTACGGCTACCACGGCGACGAGTTGTACTTCATCGCCGCGGGGAGACACCTCGCGTGGGGATATGCGGACCAGCCTCCGCTGTTGCCGCTGTTGGCGTTGCTGATGGACAGCCTGTTCCCCGACTCCGTCCTGGGATTCCGATTGCCCGCGGTGCTGTTCACCGGGGCGGGCATCGTCGTCGCGGGATTGACGGCACGGGAGTTGGGCGGTGGGACCCGGGCTCAGGTCATGACGGCGGGGGCGTACGCGTGCTCGCCGTTTCTGCTGGCCGGCGCGGGACACATCCTCGCCACGCACATGGTGGACGCGTTCTTGTGGACGGTCATCGTGTGGCTGGTGGTGCGCTGGGTCCGGATTCGCGACGACCGCGTGTTGTTGGCCGCGGCGCTCGTGACCGCATTGGACTTGCAGGTCAAGTTCCTCATCCCGGTCTTCTGGCTGATG
It encodes the following:
- a CDS encoding threonine ammonia-lyase, which produces MELVTLDDVRAAGARIASVVVRTPLLPCPWVKTGRDRSADDRGLWLKPENLQPIGAFKIRGAHNAIARLDEQARARGVVAYSSGNHAQAVAHAAAAAGITAHIVMPASTPRVKVENTRSHGAEVVLVGDDEREAVAYEIVSERGAVLVPPFDHPDVIAGQGTIGLEIVEDLPEVDVVLVPVSGGGLASGVATAVTALRPNAKVIGVEPELASDAKESLRAGKRVDWPVADRFRTIADGLRSQPSELTFAHLRRRLHDIVTVTEDEIRSAVATLARKARLVAEPSGAVATAAYLFHGDELPVGRTVAVVSGGNIDPALLADVLATPAGEED
- a CDS encoding nitroreductase family deazaflavin-dependent oxidoreductase — its product is MVFGAEHVRQYEKSDGELGYLRHGAPILILTTTGRKTGRPRKVALIFQEHEGCYVVVASNGGAADHPDWYKNLRVDPEVRVQVKADRFAARARTATGEERERLWRIMAAVFPTYDEYRRRTEREIPVVVLEPKR
- a CDS encoding lysophospholipid acyltransferase family protein, producing the protein MVIRRFPRRGRGFWFGLAIEVLAPLLAVTTRWRIEGGRHLPRRGGVLVASNHLSFADPLAVTLFTLAAGRVPRFFAKAELWDMPVVKWVMASGGHIPVQRGKASALDAYRDGVTSVRAGECVVVFPEGGFTERPDGWPSKGKTGLARMALTTGVPVVPLACWGTQELLPVGSWFPRAHRRPVLHLVAGPPVDLSDLVCERPSASQLREATDRIMDALTGLLSHIRGQDPPAETGKA
- the lpdA gene encoding dihydrolipoyl dehydrogenase, whose protein sequence is MSEHFDVVVLGAGPGGYTAAVRAAQLGYDTAVIEERYWGGVCLNVGCIPSKALLRNAELAHLFTREARTFGIHVDGEVTFDYGAAYQRSRKVADGRVKGIHYLMKKNAITEFHGRGTFTSDSSIDVATADGVETVTFDHCIIAAGASPRLLPGTSISDRVVTYEQQILSSELPESIVICGAGAIGVEFAYILHNYGVKVTIVEFMDRMVPAEDEEVSAELARRYRRLGIDVLTSTKVESIDESGEQVRVTVSREGEQQVLEADKVLQAMGFVPNVKGYGLENTGVALTERGAIAVDGRCRTNVPHIFAIGDVTAKLMLAHAAEAMGMVAAETIAGVETMELDYRMIPRATYCQPQVASFGLTEEQARAEGYDVQVSKFPFTANGKAHGLADPVGFVKIISDAKYGELLGGHLIGPDVTELLPELTLAQQWDLTVHEVARNVHAHPTLGEAVKEAIHGLAGHMINM